The following proteins are co-located in the Cutaneotrichosporon cavernicola HIS019 DNA, chromosome: 3 genome:
- a CDS encoding uncharacterized protein (Enoyl-CoA hydratase/isomerase), whose protein sequence is MAGPPVVMDSPASVTISRPEENVWVLSMERKPDNRLSMEMLALLAIRLDEIEAEWRQKNEGKEDADKVGGAVVFDSHVQKFWSNGFIPVFLTRPGFKDQYVTPLLIRILNYPLVTVAAISGHCFAGGMLLALTCDFRIMGTKSGWMSMNELLIGLPLQTGSGAVLRAKLTPNVLRDTMMGKRWTAHEAHAAGFVDETVSNEEDPAAVTGRAIEVAQEHLPKVAMGAWGQIKKGLYSWVGDTMLTNPPGLYPKEEGVAFFDRLERRKANL, encoded by the exons ATGGCTGGCCCACCCGTCGTAATGGACTCGCCCGCGTCCGTGACAATCTCGCGTCCCGAAGAAAACGTCTGGGTCCTCAGTATGGAGCGTAAGCCCGACAACCGACTTTCTATGGAGAtgctcgctctcctcgcgaTCAGGCTGGACGAGATTGAGGCTGAGTGGCGGCAGAAGaacgagggcaaggaggatgcggacaaggttggcggcgcggtggtTTTCGACTCGCACGTCCAGAAGTTCTGGAGTAATGGGTTCATTCCAGTCTTTCTGACTCGGCCGGGATTCAAGGACC AATACGTCACTCCCCTCCTCATTCGCATACTCAACTATCCGCTCGTGACTGTCGCCGCTATTTCCGGGCACT GCTTCGCTGGCGgcatgctcctcgccctcacctGCGACTTCCGCATCATGGGCACAAAGTCGGGCTGGATGAGCATGAACGAGCTGCTGATCGGCCTGCCCCTTCAAACCGGCTCGGGCGCAGTCCTGCGTGCCAAACTCACGCCCAATGTCCTCCGCGACACGATGATGGGTAAGCGCTGGACCGCACACGAGGCACACGCAGCGGGCTTTGTCGACGAGACTGTCAGTAATGAGGAAgaccccgccgccgtcacTGGGCGCGCGATCGAAGTCGCACAGGAACACCTTCCCAAGGTCGCTATGGGGGCTTGGGGCCAGATCAAGAAGGGCCTGTACTCTTGGGTCGGGGACACCATGCTCACCAACCCACCCGGTCTGTATccgaaggaggagggcgttgCGTTTTTCGACCGCCTGGAGAGACGCAAGGCCAACTTGTAG